The genomic region TCGCCGGGGTAGCCGTGTGGCGTGTGCTACACGCGGCCGAGCCGGCGCCGGATCGTGCGGAAGCGACCGCGCCGGAGGCCCGGCCAGTCCAGGCGGAACCCTCCACAACCACCCCGCCGGGCTCGCCTTCGATCCGGTCCTGATAGAAATCGGAAGCCCGATTGCCGGAAGCCAGAGACTCATAGGAACTCCCGAATCAGGTCCTCCCGAGCAGCCGCTTGACTCATTGGCTGCTATCAGTGACTGTTCAAGCGTATGGGGGCACTAGGGCAGGCACGGCCTCGTCCTAATCCTTGGAGCTAGCCAATTTGGCGTGTGTACATTGTGCGCACCCTAGGCTTTGGATCGGGTCGTGTGGTGTCTCGGGGCATGGGTGACGGTTCTGTATCGGGACATTGGTGACGGTTGCGGGTTGTTTTTGACGGTGCGTCCGGGGGGCTTGCCGTTTCCGACTGTTTTGGTCCCGGCCTGTGGGTGGGGGTAGGACGTGATGTGGGTGCCCTGGTCATCGAAGAACTGGATTGTCCCGGGATCCCTCTTTACGCGACGCCAAGCGGGACGCGCAGCCCCGAGAAACGCCGTTACGGCATGCTTGGACCTCGAGGCTTGGTGGGTGGTCGTCTGGGTCGGAGATACTCGCCAGCTCCTTCTCGCGATGCGTGAGGAATATTGCTCTGCATGGCCAGCAGGGAGACCGGTAAGAGGGAGTCCGAAAGGCCCGCCACGGGCACAGCGGCACATGTCGATGTCGTCATTACTCTGCCGGAGGCCATGACCGGCAGGGCCAGCCCCGCGAAAGCGGCGGTCGGCGACAAGCCGGTCTTCGCCTATATCGCCAGCCTGCCGCAGCCGCAGCGCGGCATCGCGGAAGCGGTCGATGTGCTGGCGGCGAAGACGCTGCCCGACCTCCGGCGCTCCGTGAAGTGGGGCATGTCGTACTACGGCGTCGGCGAGGGGTGGTGCTTCAGCTGCGGCGGTTTTGCCGGCCACGTGAAGCTCATGTTTATCAATGGCGTGGCGCTCGAGCCTGTACCGCCGGTGTCACCGGTGGGGATGGGCAAGTCGACGCGGGGTGTGGAGCTCGAATCTGTGGACGACATCGACGAACGTCAGATCGCGGCGTGGATGAAGCAAGTCGCGTCCGTGCCGGGTGTTGGGGGCAAGAAGCGTTGAACCCGAGGCTTGCTGCCGAGGCAAGCCGTCGCCGGGAAATGCATGACACGTGACGCGAATAGTCTTTGCGGTTGAAGACCAGTTCTGCTCACACGACTTCGCGCATCGACGAGTGCTATCTGACATGATTTTCGGGCGCGTTGTGCTGTCCTTTTTTGCGGGTCATGGCCAAGTCGCCCGTCCGAATGTCGAACGGCAGCGTGGTGGGCGGGATCGTGACCTTCATCTGCGCCGTTCCCGCCGTGGTTGGTCTGTCCTTGCCCGACAGAGCGGTTATTGACATGACGACCACGGCCTGTTCTTCACCTTGGCCGTCGTCGATCCGTTTTGTGGTCATCAGGCAGTGGAACCGACGGCTGTGAGCACGTGTTTCATGAATTGGCCGGACGCGAACCAGCTAGTGGCCGTCCGCCTGGAGTACGGCAGCGCAGGACGCCCGGAGAGAAGATACAGGCGTCAGCGAAGATCAGTACAATGCGCTTTTGCCGGCGTTGAGCCCTAACTTGACAGGTAATTTGTCAAGTTGACTGACGTTCTTTTCTACCTTGGGGAACGTAAGGTTTGATTAGGGGGAGCGGACTCCGGTGGGGGACTTCAGTCCTGTCGGCACAAGTGCCCCTCGTGCACCAATCCAGACGCATCCTCACCGTCCGGATGTTTCCTCCCGGTCCTGCCTCAAGTCCAAGGGGGTTAGGCGGCATCGACGTTCCGTAACGGACAGCCCGATGGCATGGCACGCATTCCCCTGCTGACAACGGTCTGACAGGTCTCTTTGTTGAACCGATGCCCGAGAGGCAGCAGTGACTCATATGCATATCAAGGAACAATGGAACCGGCTCGATCCGACCACGCAGCAGTGGCTGATGGACAACCCCGGTTGCATGGTCTTGCCACGCACCCTAGCGGCCATTTTCAACAAGGAAACAAGTGAGAAAGCCGACACCGATATGCATGGCGAAGCAGTGCTCACGGAAGAGGACAGGCAATTCATTCAGGCCAAGGCACGCGAAGCCCTGGGCACTGGAACCCCTTCAGACTTTCGCTTCTTTGACGCCGTCCAACCCTGACCACCACCTCCAGCGGGCATGGGGGCGGTGCCGCTGCAGGAAGCCGTCCGGGCAGACGGACCAGCGGTCGGGAATCCCGGCCGCAATCTTTCCGCCTGTTGGACCGGACTCTCCAACACAAGGGCACCATGCGTGCACCTTCAGGGCTAAGGCGGCCGGCACCCCGGGATCCGTGTACAGGTTCCTCGGACGATAGGCATAGGCCATGAGCACATCGGAGGGGCCGTTGGTCGTCACCCTTGACCTTAGTGGCCAAGATGACTATGCCATCCTGGTTTACGCCTTGGGGGCCGCTAGCGCGCAGGCAGATCACGGGGCGGCCGCAGAGGCGGATGTGAACCAGCGGCAGTATTTTCTGGACCGGGCCGCGGCGGCCAATACCCTTCTTGAAAGGGTTCAGACCGCAGTGGACCGGTTCTACAGCAGATCCGGCACGGAGCAGCAACCACGTTGATTGCGGCAAGTGCTCCCCAAGCCCCCCGGCATGGCAGAGTCACTCTGGTCATTGACCGTCCATACACATGCCGTGCAGACCAATGCCCCCTTACGCGACGCCAAGTGTGGCACCCAGCCCCGAGAAGCGCCGCTACACTGCGCCGGGCCCACCCGCGCGCCTGCAAAAAAGGCGCACGGCTGCGTCGAAAACTTCGGGGTCCAAGAGCGCCGCCGAAGAGCGGGCCGCGATGAAGCAGGGCGCCGACGCCCTACAGTCGGTTATCGACGGGACTGTCCGATAGACGGTGTGTGGGTCCGGCCGGTTTTCATTAGTGAATGGCTCTTTCGAACCTACCGGCGAAGGTGATCGCGAACGGATTCAGCGCAGGCTTCCACTTCATCACCCAGCGTGCCCGACCGCCGCCGGTCGGATCAAGAGACCTGGTGACCAGATACAGGCATTTCAGCGCGGCGGCCTCGTTTGGAAAGTGCCCCCGGGCCCTCACCGCCCGCCGGTAGCGGGCGTTGATCGACTCGATCGCGTTCGTTGTGCAGATCACCCGCCTGATTTCCACGTCGTACTCCGGGAACGGCACGAATTCCGCCCGGGAGGCCTCCCTGAGCCGCACGATTGCCGGATATCGCTGGCCCCATTCGGCCGTGAACTCGGCGAACCGGTCCTTTGCCGCTTGCTCGGAGGGGGCCGTGTAGGCCGGCTTGAGTGCCTTGACGATGCCGTCACGGTGCTGGCGTCCGGTGTGGCGGAAGCTGTTGCCGATCAGGTGCACGATGCACTGCTGCACCACCTTTCGCTCCCACGTGGTCGTGATCGCCTCCGGAAGGCCCTTGAGCCCGTCGCAGACAGCGATCAACACATCTTCCACGCCCCGGCTCTTCAGCTCGGCAAAGACCTGCAGCCAGAACCGGGCACGCTCGCCGCCGTCGCCGGCCCAGATCCCCAGAATCTCCCGCTCCCCGTTCACGGTGACGCCCATGACGACGTAGAACGGGGTGTTGCGCACCTGCCCGTCACGGACCTTGACCACGACCGCGTCAACGAAGAGCACCGGATAGATCGGATCCAAAGGTCGGGCCGACCATTCGGCGAGTTCCCCGGCGACCTTCTCCGTGATGCGGCTGACGGTGTCTTCCCTTGGCGAAGGTCAGCAGGTCAGGGACGACGTCGAAGTGCTCGACGGCGAACCACGTCCCGGTGCGGCCGAAGCCGGACATGACTTCGTCGGCGATGAAGACTATGCCGTGTCGTGTGCAGAGCTCGCGGACGCCCTGCAGGTATCCCGGGGGCGGCATGTAGATCCCGGCTGTGCCCGGGACGCTTTCCAGGATGAGGGCGGCGATGGCCCGCAGCGGCTATCTGAGCCGTCCTACGCTCTACGCGCGGCTGGCCAAGCTGGAGGAACTGCTGGCGGTGGATCTGGACGACGCCGAATCCAGGACATCCCTTCACGTCGCACTCTTGCTGCGCCGACTGCGGGGGCTCTAGCAGCGGAATCTCCGTTCCAGGCAAACGGGATAGGCAGCCATCCGCCGGGAGGATGGCCGTGCAGCATGGAACCAGGTTGCATCCCTCCTGGATGAAACCTGGTTCGTGGAACGCAATGCCTGCCTGGTGGCAGCAGGAAGCCAGCGCAGCGCGCTCGTCATCGAGCGCACAACGGCGACCGTCTCGGCGCCCGGCCGCGAGTAAGCGGCTGGCAACCGGCCCGGCGGATTCACGGGGACGCCCAAGCCGGACCGTGGATATCAACTCCGCAAAGACGCGGTCCTGACACCCGATTTCAATGCCAGCATCAAGGAACACGGCGTGATAAAAACTGTCATCGTCCGTCGCAAGGACGGCCTAGTGGCCGCCGAGGATCTCTACAAGGGCGAAGGAGAGGCCGAATCCGACGGCGATTGCGATGCCGGTGGCGGCGCCGGCGTCCCGGAGCCCCTCCGGCACCATGCGGGTCGTTACGTTCGTCAGGATGCCGCCGCCGGCGAAGGCCAGCGCGAAGGCCACCACCTCGGGCGGGGCTGCCCGCAGCAGCACCATGAAGAAGGCCACCGACACGGCGCACAAGAACGTCATGGCCAGCCAGGCGGACATGACCTGGCGGGTGGTCATGCCTGACTTGCGCAGGGGTCCGGTGTCGGCCATGGCCTCGGGCACGCCACAGAGGAAGACAGCGGCAAGCACCGCGGCACTGATGCCGTAGCCGCTGAGTAGCGCCCCGGTGATAACAACCGCTTCGGCGACCACGGACAGCCCGATCACAAGGAACCTGGGCTCATGGACGGGTGGTTCGGACAGCCGCCGGCCGCTCACGGCACCCGTCACCACCCACGCCGTTGCCACGGCCCCGCCGATCAGTCCCACCCCGACATAACCGCTTCCGCCGGCCAGCCGCCCGGCCTCGGCGACAAGCTTGTAGGCGACGGCCGAGAGCAGGGCGCCGGCGCCGAGCCCGGTCAGGATTCCGAGCAGGACGCTGTTGCCAACGCGCCATCGCAGCGCGAGCAGTCCACCCAGGAAGTACGAGGACCCGGCTAGCAGACCCCAACCAAATGCCTGCAGCATCGGACCCCCTTCGGCTTAGGCACTAAAGCACCGCGCCTAGGCATCATCCCGAACGGCCGCGGGGATGGCAAGGGCCGCGCGAGAGGCGCCGCGGGCTGGAAGCTGCGCTCCGGCCCCGGGGGAAAGGGGCCGGGCATCAGCGCGAGGGTAGCCCCTTGGAGGGAACCCGGCATATTCGGAGACCATCTTCCAGCACGGGAACTCAGGACGCTGAAGGGGCGACGTTGCATCGGTCGGACAGCCCACAGCGATGCATCTGGGCAATTCTGAAGAGTCGACGCTCGTCCATCACGGCCAAACACGGCGTATCAATACCTTCTACACCTACGGTGGCGGCTAGGGCATTCTCCGCATCACCTGGAAAGGCGATGACGGGGAACAATCGAAGGACACCACGTCGACTGAAAGCCCGGCCTCCCGCGCCACAACACCTTCCCTGCTCTAGTGCAGCCGCTTTCACCCGTCCGCAGAGGGATCGTGCAGCGGGCAGTCAGACCGGGTCAGCTGCAGAATTCGAGGCAATGACGTCTTTGCGGATTGCCCAACGCGCGATGGCTGCCGCTGCGCCAACTGTGGCCCATGGGATCAGTAGCCAGGGCTGCCCAGGCCCACGACGCTTCACTGCAGCCAGAACACGAGGGTGGGCGCCGCGAAAAAGGCTCCGATGTGGATCCATTGATTCCGGACCTAGCGCAAAAGATATGCCAACACCCAGGCTAGTGAGGTTGAGAGTGTCGCGGCGGGGGACCGGCTTGCGGGCAGGCGATTATGTCCTTGGTTCTAACCGACGATCGCTAGTGAAGGAGGGTGATTCGGAACGCCAGTTTGACGGGGATGCCACGTCGCGCCAAACAGGTTTAGCGCTGGATCACGGATTCAGCGGTCTGTCGCCCCACTCGTGGATCGGCGTGCCGGTGAAGGAGCTTCCACCCGTCCGCTTCGCGTCGGTATACGCACGTAACGCGGATCGCGACGTCGCTCAGGTCGTCCTGCCCGCCGACCTTCACACGGACACGCTCAACTTCCACGGTGTAAGCCAGATCCTCGCCGACACCCTTCGCGATCGTTTCGACAGAGACCAGTGCCCCGTCCCGGAAGTAGGACGCCGCCCGTTCGAGCTGTTCGTAGACTGCAGCCCTGCCGCGCCCGAATCCACCGAACGGATTCCCCAGGGTGATGTCTTCGCCCTCGGAGTAGATGGTCTTGTAGCCGCTCGGGTCGCCGTTGACGATGGCATTGAGCGCGGCCTTTGCCTGAACCAGCAATTCATCAAACTCGGTAGCTCCCACAGCGCATCCTCCCCTTCCACTCCAGTCCAGTTCTCACAGTATGGCAGTGGTCAACAGCGCCTGCCCATAGATGATGGTGAAGGAGGAGGATGTGGTCAGAGCAGCAGGATGTCAGAGTGGCGCCGCGTCAGGCAAGGGATCGAATGAGGCAGGCGGTAAGCCGGGCCGGCCACCGCCGCCGACCCCTGGCTGACCGCCGGCGCAGCCCACCACACCCTCCTCTCGACCGCCGTCGGCATGGACGTTTTCGAGGACTTCGCCGAGATCGCCCAAACCGAACTCCTCACCATCGACGACGGCACCACCATCCGCGGATTCAAGAACGAACTGGCCTGGATCGCCGCCTTCTACAAACTGGACGGCGGCCCGTGACGGGGGCCGAATACGGGCTCCGTCACGGAGACTGCACCAGTCGCAGCACGTGGATTTCCTCACTGTTGCAAGCGATTCAGGGTCGATTCAAGTCGTTGTTGACCGAAGACGCACATCACTCCACCTACCCGAAGGCGGGGCGGAACCGACGGAACCGGCGAACAACGGCTGAGCCCCGCGCGACGGACCCAAGGGCCCGCACGGCAAGCGCGCTCTAGTTCAGCAGTTTCCTAGTGCGCGAGCCGGGAGATTGCCTCGAGGGAGGGGGCGCGTCCCGCCTCGATGTGGGCGAAGGCGACCCCGCGAGCGAGCTCCTCGTTGCCCGAAGCGATGGTGTTGCTGGGTCTTGGTGCCGTTGGCAGGCGAGGTTCTGATCGCGCTGGGACGTCAGGTAGACGAGCTACGTGATTCGACCGCTGACGGCTCGCATCAGGGAGCAGTTCGTTGCCGGAGAACACGGCGACGCGCTCGCGGATGAGTGTGCTGGCCCCGGCGATCTCGTAGGGGTCGCCGCGGTCGATCGCTGCGTGGGAGGCGGCGATGGCGGCATTCCCCCCGTCGATGCTCGCGCCCCGCGCTACCTGGCGGGCGGCGTGCGCGGCCGCCATCGGCTCGATGGCAAGCCTGACGTCGAACAGGTCGTTGGCGGCCCACTCGTCCCACTCGAACACCACAGCGCTCCGGCTGGGGGGTGCGCACAAATCCGTCGACTTCGAGTTGCCCGGGACCGGGGCGTCGCCGATGTTCCTGGGGCGGATCAGTCATACCTATCCATGACCGGATGGGAAGTGCGGGGGCGGCGGATATGGAGGCTCTATCCGGGCAGCTCCGCGGCCCTGGTACAGCAAAGGGAGCGCCCCGGTATGATCCAGGGCACTCCCTTCTGCGGATGCGGTCGCCCTCGAAGGGGGTCCGCTTACGTCATATGCCTTTGAAGGAGTCGTTGATCCTCGTCAGTTGATGATTTCGCCTCGCTCATCCGCGCGGAGTGTTGCCAGACGTTCTTTCCACGCCTGTAGCGCCTCGGGTGTCTGTCGTGTCCAGTCGGTGACTTCGCCGACGACCCTGAGCGGGGCATTGCTGCGATATGACCGGGTGGGGTTGCCGGGGAATTTCTTGTCGGTCACGTTCGGGTCGTCCTCGAATGCCCCGGTCGGCTCGACGGCGTAGACGCGCGGGGCGCCGTCACCGGCCGCGAGTTCCGCAGCGAGTCCCGCACCGTTGGGAAGAGCGGTGAAATAGATGTGATTCATCACGACTTCGGGACGGTAGTTCGACCTGAAGCCAGGCGTAAGGAGATCTCCGTCCCGGAGGTTGGCTTTCGTGCCGTGAAAGAACGGACCCTAGTCCAGCGGTTGGCTCACAGGTACAGCCTAAGCCGACGACATCGCCGAACGGCCTCGGGCCCGGAGGACTCTCGATTTAAAGGCGATGGGGACGCCATTTATCGCTGCGATATAGCCGCCATCTATCGCGGTGCCCTCGATGCGGTCTATTCCGGGGACAAGAAGCGCGGCACGGTAGGACTCAGGGTGCTCAAGGTCCTGGCCGAAAGCGATCTGGCGGAGGAAGGTGAACGGGCGGTCCTCGGAGCCGTGTGGGAAAAACCACTCGCCGACGCCGCCCGAGAAGCGTCCCGGGTGGACGGTCGCGACGGGCTGGCGGCAACGCTGCGGGCTGTTGTCGGCAGTTTCCGTACCCTTGGGGGTGAGCGGCGATGATCCCGAACCACCGGCAGCTCATACGCCTCGTGACCGGCGCCGACCCGGCATTTCTGGTCGGCAGCTTCGCCACCGACTTCCATTTCTTGATGCTCGGCCGTCAGAGTCTCCGGTGGTGATGCCGGGAGGGCGCGTGTTACTTTGCGCCGACGGCGCTCTAGCCCGCAGCCGGGCCCGCAATCTTGCGCAGGAGTCCGGCAAGGTGCTGAATGCCCGGGCTTTCGGTCATGGTCCTGCGGTGGACTATCCCCACACGACGGGCCGGCACGGGATGGACCGGTACAGCGACCACGTCCGCGGGCAGTGCGGGCCTGCCGAGACGAGGCACGAGCGCCACCACGGCCCCTTGCTCCACCAACGCGATGTGGGTTGCGAAGTCCGGATCGTAGACCCGGATATCCGGGACACGGCCCAGATCGGCAAAAATCCGCAAGAGGGCCTCGTTGCAGATGGCGCCGTGCGGGGTGCTGATCCAGCGCTCATCAACCATAGCGGCAGCTTCCACCTCCGCCCTCCTCGCCAGGGGATGGTTGCGGTGAACCAGAAGATCAGCGATGTCATCGCAAAGCCACTCGAGCTTCACGTGCTCTGGGATCACAAGCGGGACGGAGTTCCAGTCGTGGACGATGCCGAGGTCGGCTTCCCCGCCGGCTACACGTTCCACCGCTTCACGTGGGTCTTCGGCCAGTACCGTGACGTCCAGATCAGTTCCGGAGGAAGCCAGCATGCCCAGCATCGGCCCCACGAGCCCCCGGCACGCGGTGGAGAAGGATACCACCTTCAATCGGCCGTACGGTTTGGCGGGATCGGCGAGGAGCGTGGACTGGAGCTCCTCCAGTTCGGCGAGAATGCGGCGCCCATAAGCGGCCAGGGTCAGTCCGCGTTCAGTCAGCAGCACCCCTCGGCCATGCCGCTCCAGAACCGAGACACCGGTCTGTTTTTCCAGCTTCTTGATCTGCTGCGATACCGCCGACGGGCTGAAGCCCATCACCTCTGATGCTGCAATGACGGAACCATGGTGCTCAATCGCTGCCAGCGCCCGGAGCGCTCCGATGTCTATCATGAAGCAAACCTACATGCTATGCGGTGTAAATCAACGCTGGTGCTTCATTCTCCTGTCTGTCAGGGTGAGGAGCGTGAACCTTCGCCATTCCTTGCTTGCCACCCTCGTCGCTGTCTTGTGGGGCCTAAACTTCGTGGCCATCGACTTGGGCCTCCACACCAACGGACGCGACGTTCCGCCGTTGCTGTTCGTGGCCATGCGGTTTGTCCTGGTGGTCTTCCCCTGGATCTTCTTCGTGCGCAAGCCTGATGTCAGCTGGACCGCAATTATCGGCGTCGGACTCTTCATGAGCGCCGGCCAGTTCGGGCTGCTGTACCTGGCCATGGCGCTGGGCATGCCGGCTGGCCTGGCCTCCCTGGTACTACAGGCGCAGGTTCTGCTGACGGTTCTGTTGGCTGCAGTGTTCCTTGGCGAGCGGCCCAGCGGGCGTCAGTTGGCCGGCGTCGTACTTGGCGTCGCCGGCCTGGCAGTAGTGGCGGTGGGCCGCAGTGCCGTTGCCCCGCTACTTCCGTTCGTCGTTGTGTTGGCCGCGGCGCTTTCGTGGGCTGTGGGCAACGTGGTTGCACGCAAAGCGAAGGCGGCGTCGGGGCTGGGGCTGGTGGTCTGGTCCGGCGCGGTGGTCCCGCTCCCGCTCGCCGGACTTTCACTGATCATCGATGGTCCCGATGCCATCACCGCAACGATCGGAGACCTCCAGCCCGCCACTGTCCTGAGCGCGCTCTACACTGCGGTTTTCGCTTCGCTGGTGGGCTACGGGATCTGGAACCGGCTGCTCGCCAAGTACTCGCCGTCGGCCGTGGTCCCTTTCACGCTGCTAGTGCCGGTCGTGGGGATGAGCGCCGCGT from Arthrobacter sp. NicSoilB8 harbors:
- a CDS encoding FCD domain-containing protein, encoding MVFEWDEWAANDLFDVRLAIEPMAAAHAARQVARGASIDGGNAAIAASHAAIDRGDPYEIAGASTLIRERVAVFSGNELLPDASRQRSNHVARLPDVPARSEPRLPTAPRPSNTIASGNEELARGVAFAHIEAGRAPSLEAISRLAH
- a CDS encoding nuclear transport factor 2 family protein, with amino-acid sequence MGATEFDELLVQAKAALNAIVNGDPSGYKTIYSEGEDITLGNPFGGFGRGRAAVYEQLERAASYFRDGALVSVETIAKGVGEDLAYTVEVERVRVKVGGQDDLSDVAIRVTCVYRREADGWKLLHRHADPRVGRQTAESVIQR
- a CDS encoding helix-turn-helix domain-containing protein codes for the protein MARSGYLSRPTLYARLAKLEELLAVDLDDAESRTSLHVALLLRRLRGL
- a CDS encoding DUF1801 domain-containing protein, whose translation is MASRETGKRESERPATGTAAHVDVVITLPEAMTGRASPAKAAVGDKPVFAYIASLPQPQRGIAEAVDVLAAKTLPDLRRSVKWGMSYYGVGEGWCFSCGGFAGHVKLMFINGVALEPVPPVSPVGMGKSTRGVELESVDDIDERQIAAWMKQVASVPGVGGKKR
- a CDS encoding EamA family transporter; this encodes MNLRHSLLATLVAVLWGLNFVAIDLGLHTNGRDVPPLLFVAMRFVLVVFPWIFFVRKPDVSWTAIIGVGLFMSAGQFGLLYLAMALGMPAGLASLVLQAQVLLTVLLAAVFLGERPSGRQLAGVVLGVAGLAVVAVGRSAVAPLLPFVVVLAAALSWAVGNVVARKAKAASGLGLVVWSGAVVPLPLAGLSLIIDGPDAITATIGDLQPATVLSALYTAVFASLVGYGIWNRLLAKYSPSAVVPFTLLVPVVGMSAAWLALQEVPSATEVAGGLLLLGGVATAVLTRSGGRIQRPGPALPPALGPASASGLQVPDADEQKPQQLQGSASGKPPGN
- a CDS encoding LysR family transcriptional regulator, translating into MIDIGALRALAAIEHHGSVIAASEVMGFSPSAVSQQIKKLEKQTGVSVLERHGRGVLLTERGLTLAAYGRRILAELEELQSTLLADPAKPYGRLKVVSFSTACRGLVGPMLGMLASSGTDLDVTVLAEDPREAVERVAGGEADLGIVHDWNSVPLVIPEHVKLEWLCDDIADLLVHRNHPLARRAEVEAAAMVDERWISTPHGAICNEALLRIFADLGRVPDIRVYDPDFATHIALVEQGAVVALVPRLGRPALPADVVAVPVHPVPARRVGIVHRRTMTESPGIQHLAGLLRKIAGPAAG